In one window of Cytophagaceae bacterium ABcell3 DNA:
- a CDS encoding sigma-70 family RNA polymerase sigma factor, with the protein MQTIHQSKSAIAQERIWISRAQSNPEHFAPLYEKYYNPIFRFVYRRTNREELSADITSQVFLKAMMNIGKYEHRGLPFSAWLYRIASNEINMVVRAKKVQRYVSIEDAGLERMMEALEPEYDAERESLVIKSLNQLSTEEVQFLELRFFENKPFKEVGHIMKVTENNAKVKIYRIIGKIKKNIKLK; encoded by the coding sequence TTGCAGACAATACATCAATCTAAGAGTGCAATAGCGCAAGAGCGTATTTGGATAAGCAGGGCTCAAAGCAATCCTGAGCATTTTGCTCCTCTATATGAGAAGTATTATAACCCTATATTTAGGTTTGTGTACCGTAGAACAAACCGTGAGGAGCTGTCGGCAGATATCACATCACAGGTTTTTCTAAAGGCTATGATGAATATCGGCAAATATGAACACCGGGGGCTACCTTTTTCAGCTTGGCTTTATCGAATTGCTAGTAATGAAATTAATATGGTTGTGCGTGCTAAGAAGGTTCAGCGTTATGTAAGTATTGAAGACGCTGGTTTGGAGCGTATGATGGAAGCTTTAGAGCCGGAATATGACGCAGAAAGGGAAAGTCTGGTTATAAAATCTCTTAATCAACTTTCTACAGAGGAAGTGCAGTTTTTAGAGCTTCGTTTTTTTGAAAACAAGCCTTTTAAAGAAGTGGGCCATATTATGAAGGTAACTGAAAATAATGCCAAGGTCAAAATTTACCGCATAATTGGTAAAATAAAAAAAAATATAAAACTAAAATAA
- a CDS encoding DUF5723 family protein, which produces MKNKILPVLVILLLCTTALFAQSELNTFSIAGRGPATTFANDYHTIGINPANLGKKQFKSKTVTFGLAEGGMSLYSGILRRSELTSLYNSTDRFGYDQKRQAMHTFTSSPMAINASIMSLGVAVQIEKIGGFAFNSRDNLNIYTEFSDSFSELLFMGYGSRFFDELVLHNGDVMANTPQNYQQYMRQIAYGRSNTPFSFSDVFDGSRISMNYYREYNLSYGKELFSNDMISISGGVGVKYIQGFALLDMVAENGELRSTGAFSPALNPYTNGFEGPSASHGSNLSPAGHGWGMDYGATVIFKERLRFGVAVNNIGSVTYNTNVYSMKDIPLNEWSSPGAMNYAFYEDLNDAIDIQNPVRWEGEEQVTVQLPTMWRIGSSYHLKDDKASIGFDLVVPGNSAPGNFERPLISVGGDIRPLGFLRVSGGMVYGGNFDQRLAVPLGLTFVLGKNGTYEAGFASRDFISWFMKDNPIASFSFGFLRFRI; this is translated from the coding sequence ATGAAAAATAAAATTTTACCTGTTTTAGTAATTCTTCTTTTATGCACAACAGCGCTTTTCGCTCAATCCGAATTAAACACATTTTCTATTGCCGGCCGAGGCCCTGCCACTACCTTTGCCAATGACTACCATACTATTGGCATTAACCCGGCAAACCTGGGCAAAAAACAGTTTAAGTCAAAAACCGTCACTTTCGGGCTGGCAGAAGGAGGCATGTCTCTATATTCAGGCATTTTAAGAAGAAGTGAACTTACTAGTCTGTATAATTCCACAGACCGCTTTGGATACGACCAAAAAAGGCAAGCCATGCATACGTTTACAAGCAGCCCTATGGCTATAAATGCTTCTATTATGTCTCTTGGCGTAGCAGTGCAAATTGAAAAAATAGGAGGGTTTGCTTTTAACTCAAGAGACAATTTAAATATCTATACAGAATTTAGCGACTCTTTCTCTGAACTACTCTTTATGGGCTACGGGTCACGTTTTTTTGATGAACTGGTTTTGCATAACGGAGATGTAATGGCCAATACACCGCAAAACTATCAACAATACATGCGCCAGATTGCCTATGGACGTTCCAATACACCGTTTAGTTTTTCCGATGTGTTTGATGGTTCAAGAATATCAATGAACTACTATAGAGAATATAATTTAAGTTATGGGAAAGAACTTTTTAGTAATGATATGATCTCTATAAGTGGTGGAGTGGGCGTAAAATATATTCAAGGATTTGCACTTCTTGACATGGTTGCAGAAAACGGAGAACTAAGAAGTACAGGCGCATTTTCCCCTGCTTTAAACCCTTATACCAATGGTTTTGAAGGTCCCTCTGCCAGCCATGGCTCTAACCTCTCCCCTGCCGGTCATGGATGGGGCATGGACTATGGTGCTACTGTAATTTTTAAAGAACGCTTACGATTTGGGGTAGCCGTCAACAACATTGGTTCTGTTACCTACAATACCAATGTTTACTCCATGAAAGATATACCCCTCAATGAATGGTCAAGCCCAGGAGCCATGAATTATGCTTTCTATGAAGACTTAAATGATGCTATAGACATACAAAACCCTGTAAGGTGGGAAGGCGAAGAACAAGTAACAGTTCAGCTGCCTACTATGTGGAGAATTGGCTCTAGTTATCACCTGAAAGATGATAAAGCAAGTATAGGATTTGATTTGGTAGTTCCCGGGAATAGTGCCCCCGGAAACTTTGAAAGACCTTTGATTTCAGTCGGTGGAGACATTAGGCCTCTAGGGTTTTTAAGAGTGTCTGGTGGAATGGTTTATGGTGGCAACTTTGATCAAAGACTAGCTGTCCCCCTTGGACTTACTTTTGTGCTAGGCAAAAACGGCACATACGAGGCTGGTTTTGCTTCCAGAGATTTCATTTCCTGGTTTATGAAAGACAACCCTATCGCATCGTTTTCATTCGGATTTCTCAGGTTCAGAATATAA
- a CDS encoding VTT domain-containing protein, which produces MALKNLLKKNKSSAVYLLILGGLALTMSSIMTFFAATQEAFIHAFRWEQWTLFFCLTSLTMAVGLTPTTFIALLTGYFLSWAALPPLVISYCIASALGYYAANWVDKGAFLQSISETKGVAGILKNIKKSEFKLVFFSRLSPILPFAVTNILLALAKVKHKSYYLGSLTGMLPRTTLSVYIGSTIATFSDIEQQDTDITSRLIWLSLITISSAGILRIFVKAFKSEN; this is translated from the coding sequence ATGGCGTTAAAAAACCTCCTAAAAAAAAATAAAAGCTCGGCAGTTTACTTGCTGATCTTAGGGGGGCTTGCACTGACCATGTCATCGATAATGACTTTTTTTGCTGCCACACAAGAAGCTTTTATACATGCTTTCCGATGGGAGCAATGGACACTCTTTTTCTGCCTTACAAGTTTAACGATGGCTGTAGGTCTTACGCCAACTACTTTCATAGCACTTCTTACAGGGTATTTCTTAAGTTGGGCAGCCCTACCTCCCTTAGTCATTTCTTATTGCATAGCCTCTGCACTGGGGTACTATGCGGCCAATTGGGTAGACAAAGGGGCTTTTTTACAGAGCATCTCCGAAACCAAAGGAGTGGCAGGCATTCTGAAAAATATAAAAAAGAGCGAATTCAAGCTAGTATTTTTTTCCAGACTATCTCCAATACTTCCATTTGCCGTTACAAACATCCTTTTAGCTTTAGCCAAGGTAAAACATAAAAGTTATTACCTCGGATCCCTTACAGGAATGCTACCTAGAACAACATTATCAGTTTATATCGGTAGTACCATTGCCACATTTTCAGATATTGAGCAACAAGACACAGATATTACCAGCAGGCTTATATGGCTGTCCCTCATCACCATATCCTCTGCAGGAATTTTACGTATATTTGTGAAGGCTTTTAAATCCGAGAATTAA
- a CDS encoding cystathionine gamma-synthase produces the protein MKFGTKAIHAGVKPDPVTGAIMTPIYQTSTYVQSSPGQHKGYEYSRTHNPTRSALQDSISALENGKYGLCFASGMAAIDAIIKMLKPGDEVISTNDLYGGTYRIFTKIFSEYGIKFHFVPMDDPKSVEAYFNEKTKLVWVETPTNPLLNVVDIKSIISTARQKGVMVAVDNTFATPYLQNPLDFGADIVMHSVTKYLAGHSDVVMGAIVVNDKDLLEKLSFIQNSCGATPGPQDCFLVLRGIKTLHLRMQRHCENGRAIADFLNSHPKVDKVYYPGLKDHKNHDIAVAQMRDFGGMLSFTLKGDDIKDATNFLERVKLFALAESLGGVESLCGHPASMTHASIPKEEREKGGLKDTLIRLSIGVEDVEDLIEDLNQAIG, from the coding sequence ATGAAATTCGGAACGAAAGCCATACATGCCGGAGTTAAACCGGATCCAGTTACAGGTGCTATCATGACACCTATATACCAAACATCTACTTATGTGCAAAGCTCGCCGGGGCAGCATAAAGGGTATGAGTATTCTCGTACGCATAATCCTACCAGGTCGGCTCTGCAGGATAGCATCAGTGCTTTGGAAAATGGGAAGTACGGCCTTTGCTTTGCTTCGGGGATGGCGGCTATTGATGCTATTATCAAAATGCTAAAACCGGGCGATGAGGTTATTTCTACCAATGATCTTTATGGGGGAACATACAGGATTTTTACAAAAATATTTTCTGAATATGGCATTAAGTTTCATTTCGTCCCTATGGATGACCCTAAAAGTGTGGAGGCTTACTTCAATGAGAAGACCAAGTTGGTTTGGGTTGAAACGCCTACCAATCCTTTGTTGAATGTGGTTGATATAAAAAGCATCATCTCTACGGCCCGCCAGAAGGGGGTGATGGTGGCTGTTGATAATACTTTTGCGACTCCTTACCTGCAAAACCCTTTGGATTTTGGTGCTGATATTGTCATGCACTCCGTGACCAAATACCTTGCGGGGCACTCCGATGTGGTTATGGGAGCCATAGTGGTCAATGATAAAGATCTACTCGAAAAGCTATCCTTTATACAAAACTCTTGTGGTGCAACTCCTGGCCCTCAAGATTGCTTTTTGGTGTTAAGAGGGATCAAAACGCTTCATTTGCGTATGCAGCGGCATTGTGAAAACGGCAGGGCGATTGCCGACTTCTTAAACTCCCATCCTAAAGTAGATAAAGTTTACTATCCTGGTTTAAAAGATCACAAGAATCACGACATTGCTGTTGCTCAAATGCGTGATTTTGGTGGCATGCTTTCTTTTACATTGAAGGGGGACGATATCAAAGATGCTACTAATTTTCTGGAGAGGGTAAAGCTTTTTGCTTTGGCAGAGTCTTTGGGTGGCGTTGAGTCTCTATGTGGCCACCCTGCTTCTATGACCCATGCCAGCATTCCTAAAGAGGAAAGGGAAAAGGGAGGGTTGAAAGATACGCTTATAAGGCTAAGTATTGGTGTAGAAGATGTGGAAGATTTAATAGAAGATTTAAATCAGGCCATTGGTTAG
- a CDS encoding OmpA family protein — protein MSMLSDMKLLLAAGLMLSMSVTSCVTRQKFDDLNAKKSALEVENAECSEKLAAAVADRERLSELAGDLNKKCQKLIDDTTQTGDSYRRLKSNFRDVSQSYEKLMENHDKFKSMTSAEKDKLSQDLARREKELYEAEKKNRELTESLKERENRVKELEKVLEDKDEAVNELKNKVSKALLSFKEKDLSVNVKNGKVYVSLSEQLLFKSGSTSIDSKGQEALKTLAEVLKDQDDVNVMVEGHTDDVPVGKSSGAIKDNWDLSVLRATEISRILINAGVSPRKIVPSGRGEFSPVAEGKTKEARQQNRRTEIILTPRLDELFQILENN, from the coding sequence ATGTCAATGTTATCTGATATGAAATTGCTTTTGGCTGCCGGCCTTATGCTAAGCATGAGTGTTACCTCATGTGTTACAAGACAAAAATTTGATGATCTAAATGCTAAAAAATCAGCACTCGAAGTTGAAAACGCTGAATGCTCAGAAAAGCTTGCTGCGGCAGTTGCAGATAGGGAGCGGCTAAGCGAGTTGGCTGGTGATTTAAACAAAAAGTGCCAAAAGCTTATAGATGACACTACCCAAACAGGAGATTCTTACAGAAGATTAAAATCAAACTTTAGAGATGTAAGCCAGTCATACGAAAAGCTCATGGAAAACCATGACAAATTCAAAAGCATGACATCTGCTGAAAAAGACAAGCTCAGCCAAGACCTTGCCAGAAGAGAAAAGGAGCTTTATGAAGCTGAAAAGAAAAACAGAGAGCTTACTGAAAGTCTAAAAGAACGCGAAAATCGGGTAAAAGAACTAGAAAAAGTACTGGAAGACAAAGACGAAGCAGTAAACGAACTCAAAAATAAGGTTTCAAAAGCCTTGCTTTCTTTCAAAGAAAAAGACTTAAGTGTTAATGTAAAGAATGGCAAAGTTTATGTTTCCCTATCAGAACAACTTCTGTTCAAGTCAGGAAGTACATCCATAGATAGCAAGGGCCAGGAAGCTTTAAAGACACTTGCTGAGGTATTAAAAGACCAAGACGATGTCAATGTTATGGTAGAAGGGCACACGGATGATGTCCCGGTAGGGAAAAGCTCTGGTGCCATTAAGGATAATTGGGACTTAAGTGTATTAAGGGCTACAGAAATTTCAAGAATCCTTATCAACGCCGGCGTTTCCCCTAGAAAGATTGTACCTTCTGGCCGTGGAGAATTTTCGCCTGTAGCTGAGGGCAAAACCAAAGAAGCCCGTCAGCAAAACAGAAGAACAGAGATTATTCTGACTCCTAGGTTGGACGAGCTGTTCCAAATCCTTGAAAATAACTAA
- the rffA gene encoding dTDP-4-amino-4,6-dideoxygalactose transaminase: MIPFNKPFIVGKELEYIKEAVEKGKLSGDGHFTNKCQHWLEENYQVKKALLTTSCTDALEMAAILLDIKPGDEVIVPSFTFVSAANAFVLRGANIVFADIEPNTFNIDPDGLPSLISSKTKAIVLVHYAGIACQMDEISAIAESNNIPIIEDVALAMDAFYKKQALGSIGTFATWSFHETKNIICGEGGALGINNPKYCERAEIIREKGTNRSKFFRGETKQYEWVDIGSSFLPSEINAAYLFAQLQQKDEIQKKRIKIWDNYHTHLKDLEAKGFLKLPVVPDYATKNGQLFHILCRTHKERNDLIQHLGKHGIKAVFHYLPLHLSSYYQQDINNKHIHLPICEDISERIVRLPLFYSMTAQEQEHVIKNLIKFYI, encoded by the coding sequence ATGATACCATTCAACAAGCCATTTATTGTAGGTAAAGAGCTTGAATATATAAAAGAAGCTGTTGAAAAAGGCAAGCTGTCAGGGGATGGGCATTTTACCAATAAGTGTCAGCACTGGCTTGAAGAAAACTATCAAGTAAAGAAAGCTTTGCTCACCACTTCCTGTACAGATGCTTTAGAAATGGCGGCCATCCTCCTAGACATAAAACCTGGCGATGAGGTAATTGTGCCTTCATTTACTTTTGTATCTGCTGCCAACGCTTTTGTCTTAAGGGGCGCCAACATTGTATTTGCCGATATTGAACCCAATACGTTCAACATAGACCCTGATGGACTCCCGTCACTCATATCCAGCAAAACAAAAGCCATTGTACTGGTGCATTATGCAGGCATAGCTTGTCAAATGGACGAAATATCTGCCATTGCTGAAAGTAACAATATTCCAATTATAGAAGATGTGGCATTGGCTATGGATGCCTTTTACAAAAAACAAGCACTGGGTTCTATAGGGACCTTTGCCACTTGGTCGTTTCACGAAACAAAAAACATTATTTGTGGTGAAGGAGGTGCCTTAGGAATCAACAACCCCAAATATTGTGAGAGGGCCGAAATTATAAGAGAAAAAGGCACCAATCGTTCAAAGTTCTTCAGGGGAGAGACCAAACAATATGAGTGGGTAGATATAGGTTCCTCCTTTTTGCCGTCAGAGATCAATGCAGCTTATTTGTTTGCTCAACTTCAACAAAAAGATGAAATTCAAAAAAAGCGCATCAAAATTTGGGATAACTACCATACTCATTTAAAAGATTTAGAAGCCAAAGGATTTCTCAAGCTTCCTGTTGTGCCAGACTATGCTACCAAAAACGGTCAATTGTTCCACATTCTGTGCCGCACACACAAAGAAAGAAACGATTTAATCCAGCACTTAGGAAAGCACGGCATTAAAGCTGTATTTCATTACCTTCCCCTACACTTGAGCAGTTATTATCAGCAAGACATTAACAACAAGCACATTCACCTACCAATCTGTGAAGATATAAGCGAGAGAATAGTTCGTTTACCACTTTTTTATTCCATGACAGCACAAGAGCAGGAGCATGTAATTAAAAATTTGATTAAATTTTACATTTAG
- a CDS encoding SDR family oxidoreductase yields the protein MENMLSKEALKGKVVLITGGGTGLGKSMAKTFLESGASVVISSRKFEVLEKTAAELMEETGGAVLPVACDVRNYDEVEKMHASAVEAFGKVDVLVNNAAGNFISPTERLSARAFNIILDIVLKGTTNCTLCVGKHWIANKQAGTVLNIVTTYAYTGSGYVVPSACAKAGVLAMTRSLAVEWAKYNIRMNAIAPGPFPTEGAWARLFPKAVADKMDPEKRIPLKRFGKHHELGNLAAFLVSDFSAYINGEVITIDGGEWLKGAGEFNDLDDVSQEQWDDVEKQVRGK from the coding sequence ATGGAAAATATGTTAAGCAAAGAAGCTCTAAAAGGTAAAGTGGTATTGATAACTGGGGGAGGTACTGGTTTGGGAAAGTCAATGGCAAAAACTTTTTTGGAATCTGGTGCATCTGTGGTTATTTCTAGCCGGAAGTTTGAGGTGCTTGAAAAAACAGCAGCCGAACTCATGGAAGAAACCGGGGGGGCTGTGCTTCCAGTGGCTTGTGATGTTAGAAACTATGATGAAGTTGAAAAAATGCATGCTTCGGCTGTAGAAGCCTTTGGTAAAGTAGATGTGCTGGTAAATAACGCGGCAGGAAATTTTATTTCTCCTACAGAAAGACTTTCTGCACGGGCTTTTAACATTATTCTTGACATTGTTTTAAAAGGTACCACCAACTGTACTTTGTGTGTGGGTAAACATTGGATCGCCAATAAGCAAGCAGGAACTGTATTGAATATTGTAACAACCTATGCCTATACAGGCTCAGGATATGTGGTGCCGTCTGCCTGTGCTAAAGCTGGCGTATTGGCTATGACCAGGTCTTTGGCTGTAGAATGGGCCAAGTACAACATTCGGATGAATGCCATTGCGCCAGGACCTTTTCCGACAGAGGGGGCATGGGCAAGGTTGTTCCCTAAAGCGGTAGCCGACAAAATGGATCCCGAAAAACGTATTCCTTTGAAAAGGTTTGGCAAACACCATGAGTTAGGAAACCTAGCGGCTTTTTTAGTATCTGATTTTTCTGCATATATTAATGGTGAGGTTATAACTATTGACGGTGGTGAGTGGTTAAAAGGGGCAGGAGAGTTCAATGATCTCGACGATGTGTCGCAGGAGCAGTGGGATGATGTAGAGAAGCAGGTGAGGGGAAAGTGA
- a CDS encoding porin family protein, with product MRYLLILISVFCIQFPSQGQVSLGAKGGGNVSWLSTSIEDVSQAPLLGVHGGVSAQFGLPFLHHRLSVQPDVMYSRQGSSFNFSESGHDGFAAYNVDGRAVMRTDFFNLMVPFKLTMGLERIGYYFLAGPYAGYWSSGRMDVEATGNYGAFPINVTQDASYEFEDEDQRLDIGVTVGVGYRMTVGPGDFLVEVRYNHGFVNNISTAIPPVGQYFQGVDFGENSANRVIMLSLGYLVHLGR from the coding sequence ATGAGATATTTACTGATATTAATTTCCGTTTTTTGTATACAGTTCCCTAGCCAGGGACAGGTATCTTTAGGAGCAAAAGGAGGCGGGAATGTTTCTTGGTTGAGCACTTCCATTGAAGATGTCTCGCAGGCACCTTTATTAGGAGTTCATGGAGGCGTTTCTGCACAGTTTGGACTTCCTTTTTTACATCACAGATTATCTGTTCAGCCTGACGTGATGTACTCTCGCCAAGGTTCCAGTTTTAATTTTAGTGAAAGCGGACATGATGGTTTTGCTGCTTATAACGTAGATGGCCGGGCAGTAATGCGTACTGATTTTTTCAACCTTATGGTTCCTTTTAAACTAACCATGGGGTTAGAAAGGATTGGTTATTACTTTTTGGCAGGTCCTTATGCAGGTTATTGGTCTTCTGGTAGGATGGATGTGGAAGCAACAGGTAATTATGGAGCCTTCCCTATAAATGTGACCCAAGATGCCAGCTATGAATTTGAAGACGAAGATCAGCGCTTGGATATCGGTGTTACGGTAGGGGTAGGCTACAGAATGACTGTTGGACCTGGAGATTTTTTGGTGGAAGTTCGATATAACCATGGGTTTGTTAATAATATTAGCACAGCTATACCTCCGGTAGGACAGTATTTTCAAGGGGTTGATTTTGGAGAAAACTCTGCCAACAGGGTAATTATGCTTTCTTTGGGATACCTAGTTCACTTGGGGAGATGA
- a CDS encoding ribose-phosphate pyrophosphokinase, which yields MSYIKIFSGTNSRYLAEKIANSYGKELGSVTIKRFSDGEISVSYDESVRGADVFLIQSTFPNADNLMELLLLVDAARRASAAYVTVVVPYFGYARQDRKDKPRVPIASKLVANLLSASGADRLMTCDLHAGQIQGFFDFPVDHLDGAAILIPYIQSLNLEKLIFASPDVGGVARARSFSQYFGVDLVVCDKHRKKANEIAAMQLIGDVEGANVVLIDDLVDTGGTICKAAKLILDKGAKSVRAICTHPVLSGPAYENIDASLLEELVVTDTIPLKTSSQKIKVLTVADLFAKAIRKIQDNESISSLFI from the coding sequence ATGTCGTACATCAAGATCTTTTCCGGTACCAATTCCCGTTACCTTGCAGAGAAAATAGCCAACTCTTACGGCAAAGAATTAGGATCTGTAACAATCAAGCGTTTTAGTGATGGTGAGATTTCAGTTAGCTACGACGAATCTGTTCGCGGTGCTGATGTATTCTTGATCCAATCTACTTTTCCTAATGCAGATAACCTTATGGAGCTTTTGCTTCTGGTTGATGCTGCAAGGAGAGCTTCGGCCGCTTATGTTACTGTAGTTGTTCCGTACTTTGGTTATGCAAGACAGGACAGGAAAGATAAGCCTCGTGTACCTATTGCTTCTAAGTTGGTAGCAAACTTGCTTTCGGCTTCTGGGGCAGACAGGTTGATGACTTGCGATCTACACGCTGGACAAATTCAAGGTTTCTTTGATTTTCCGGTAGATCATTTGGATGGCGCTGCTATTCTTATCCCTTACATTCAGTCGCTTAATTTAGAAAAGCTGATTTTTGCTTCTCCTGATGTAGGAGGTGTGGCACGTGCAAGAAGTTTCTCTCAGTATTTTGGTGTTGACTTAGTGGTATGCGACAAACATCGTAAAAAAGCTAATGAGATTGCTGCCATGCAATTAATTGGAGATGTAGAAGGTGCCAATGTAGTGTTGATCGACGACCTTGTAGATACAGGGGGGACAATTTGCAAGGCTGCAAAATTAATTTTAGACAAAGGTGCCAAAAGTGTAAGAGCTATATGTACGCACCCTGTACTTTCTGGTCCTGCTTACGAAAACATTGACGCTTCACTTTTGGAGGAGCTTGTAGTAACAGACACTATTCCTTTAAAAACAAGTTCTCAAAAAATTAAGGTACTTACTGTTGCTGACCTTTTTGCTAAGGCTATTAGGAAAATTCAGGACAACGAGTCTATTAGTTCGCTTTTTATTTAA
- a CDS encoding 50S ribosomal protein L25/general stress protein Ctc — protein sequence MKTVEIIGYKRANLGKKVSKDLRAEAQVPCVLYGGKDQVHFHVPTFLFRDIVYTPDSPKILINVDGKQYETILQEVQFHPVSENILHADFLELVPTKLVKVDVPVKFTGTSPGVVKGGKFTVNLKKIKIKAYPKNIPESISVDISKLELGKSIKVSAITPGDYTILNNKSLPVATVEVPRALKGQQAQAAE from the coding sequence ATGAAAACCGTAGAGATTATAGGGTATAAAAGAGCAAATCTCGGTAAAAAGGTTTCTAAAGACCTAAGAGCTGAAGCGCAAGTGCCATGTGTATTATATGGAGGTAAAGACCAAGTACATTTCCACGTTCCGACTTTTCTATTCAGAGATATAGTATATACGCCTGACTCTCCAAAAATATTGATCAATGTTGATGGAAAGCAGTATGAAACTATCCTTCAGGAAGTACAGTTTCACCCAGTAAGTGAAAATATTCTTCACGCAGACTTCCTTGAACTAGTACCTACTAAACTAGTTAAAGTTGATGTTCCTGTTAAATTCACTGGAACTTCACCTGGTGTAGTAAAAGGTGGTAAGTTTACTGTTAACTTGAAGAAAATCAAAATTAAAGCTTATCCTAAAAATATCCCTGAGTCTATCAGTGTAGATATTTCAAAATTAGAATTGGGTAAGTCTATCAAAGTTTCTGCAATCACACCTGGAGACTATACTATCCTTAACAACAAGTCGCTTCCTGTTGCTACTGTTGAAGTACCAAGAGCACTTAAAGGACAACAAGCACAAGCTGCTGAATAA
- the pth gene encoding aminoacyl-tRNA hydrolase, with amino-acid sequence MKYLICGLGNIGPDYANTRHNIGFMVLDRLASRLSTGFDSGRHAFVSQGKFKGRNLILVKPTTFMNLSGKAYCHWLNSEKILIENSLVITDDISLPFGKIRIRPKGSNGGHNGLGNIQDMLGHSTYPRLRIGVGSDFPKGRQSEYVLSPFDPEEEAGLDELLDRCCDAVEAFTTIGLQMTMTQFNK; translated from the coding sequence ATGAAATATTTGATTTGTGGCTTAGGAAATATTGGTCCGGACTATGCCAATACCCGGCACAATATAGGTTTTATGGTGTTAGACCGTTTGGCAAGCCGGTTGAGCACAGGCTTCGATTCTGGTCGCCATGCTTTTGTTTCTCAAGGTAAATTTAAAGGAAGGAACCTGATCCTTGTGAAGCCTACTACTTTTATGAACCTTAGCGGAAAGGCTTATTGCCACTGGCTCAATAGTGAAAAAATACTTATTGAAAACAGCTTGGTAATCACGGATGATATTTCTTTACCTTTTGGAAAAATTAGGATCAGGCCCAAAGGGTCTAATGGAGGGCATAATGGATTAGGGAATATCCAAGATATGCTTGGGCACTCCACTTACCCACGATTGAGAATAGGAGTAGGTAGTGACTTTCCTAAAGGAAGACAATCTGAATATGTTCTTAGTCCTTTTGACCCAGAGGAAGAAGCTGGCCTCGATGAACTATTAGACAGGTGTTGTGATGCTGTGGAAGCCTTTACGACAATAGGTCTTCAGATGACTATGACCCAGTTCAATAAATAA